Proteins encoded together in one Ciona intestinalis chromosome 3, KH, whole genome shotgun sequence window:
- the LOC101243152 gene encoding aconitate hydratase, mitochondrial-like yields MASITRLISLPRATCSRSFHTSMLVRAHPSVAMSRLEPDKTINYNKIEENIGVVKNRLKRPLTLSEKILYGHLDNPLEQDIVRGESYLRLRPDRVAMQDATAQMAMLQFISSGLPKVAVPSTIHCDHLIQAQIGGDKDLARAKDINAEVYDFLQTAGAKYGVGFWKPGSGIIHQIILENYAFPGVLLIGTDSHTPNGGGLGGLCIGVGGADAVDVMADIPWELKCPQVIGVELTGKLSGWASPKDVILKVADILTVKGGTGAIVEYHGPGVDSISCTGMGTICNMGAEIGATTSVFPYNKRMKDYLIATNRQDVADAATSMQEHLVPDEGAHYDRLIKINLDELKPALNGPFTPDLYNPCTDMRANAQKNGWPLEVKVGLIGSCTNSSYEDMGRSANICKQARDKGITAKSAFTITPGSEQVRATIERDGYAQVFRDVGGVVLANACGPCIGQWDRKDVAMGEKNTIVTSYNRNFTGRNDANPATHAFVTSPEVVTAMVFAGDLGFNPEVDTLTAADGSQFKFEAPTGDELPAKGFDPGEDTYQHPPSNSDAVSVSVDPSSNRLQLLEPFDNWNGKDLEDMAVLIKVKGKCTTDHISMAGPWLKYRGHLDNISNNMLIGAINIENEKANTIKNSLTGEYGGVPDVARHYKANKLNWVVVGDENYGEGSSREHAALEPRHLGGRAIIVKSFARIHETNLKKQGLLPLTFSNPSDYDKIQPDDKISIVGLNSFTPGKPLECVLKHSNGSSESILLNHTFNQPQIEWFQAGSALNRMKMMQKS; encoded by the exons ATGGCATCAATTACGAGATTGATATCGCTCCCAAGG GCAACATGCTCGCGTTCTTTTCATACGTCCATGTTGGTACGTGCTCATCCATCTGTTGCTATGAGCCGCCTGGAACCAgacaaaacaattaattacAACAAAATAGAAGAAAACATTGGTGTAGTGAAGAATCG ATTAAAGCGACCATTGACGCTCAGTGAGAAAATTTTATATGGACATCTTGATAATCCACTTGAACAG GATATTGTGCGTGGAGAATCTTATTTACGATTGAGACCCGATCGCGTTGCCATGCAAGATGCTACCGCACAAATGGCAATGCTGCAATTTATCAGCAGTGGACTACCAAAG GTTGCTGTTCCATCCACCATACATTGTGATCATCTCATCCAAGCTCAAATTGGTGGTGATAAAGATTTAGCGAGAGCAAAAGACATCAACGCAGAGGTTTATGACTTCCTGCAAACTGCTGGTGCAAAGTATGGTGTGGGATTCTGGAAGCCTGGATCTGGTATTATTCATCAG aTCATCCTTGAGAACTATGCCTTCCCTGGTGTCCTGTTAATTGGCACAGACAGCCACACACCAAATGGAGGAGGTTTGGGTGGTTTGTGCATCGGTGTTGGTGGTGCAGATGCTGTGGATGTGATGGCAGATATTCCATGGGAACTTAAATGTCCGCAAGTCATTGGTGTTGAATTGACTGGTAAACTGTCAGGCTGGGCTTCTCCTAAAG ATGTAATTCTGAAAGTAGCAGACATCCTCACTGTGAAGGGAGGCACTGGTGCCATTGTTGAATACCATGGTCCAGGTGTGGATTCCATCAGTTGTACTGGTATGGGAACCATCTGTAACATGGGTGCGGAGATTGGTGCCACAACATCGGTCTTCCCATATAATAAAAGGATGAAGGATTATCTTATTGCAACAAACAGACAAG ATGTTGCGGATGCTGCAACCTCTATGCAAGAGCATCTCGTTCCTGATGAAGGAGCTCATTATGATCGTCTCATCAAGATCAACCTGGATGAG TTAAAACCTGCATTGAATGGACCATTCACACCTGATCTCTACAACCCATGTACCGACATGCGTGCTAATGCTCAGAAAAATGGATGGCCACTTGAAGTGAAG GTTGGTTTGATCGGCAGCTGCACCAACAGTAGTTATGAAGACATGGGACGATCCGCTAACATCTGCAAGCAAGCTAGGGATAAGGGAATTACAGCAAA ATCAGCATTCACCATCACTCCAGGATCTGAACAAGTTCGAGCAACCATAGAAAGAGATGGATAT GCGCAAGTGTTCCGTGATGTTGGGGGTGTTGTGCTCGCCAACGCATGTGGGCCATGCATCGGACAATGGGATCGTAAAGACGTAGCAATGGGAGAGAAAAACACAATTGTAACTTCCTATAATCGTAACTTCACTGGACGGAATGATGCCAACCCAGCCACCCATGCATTCGTTACATCACCAGAA GTTGTCACTGCAATGGTGTTTGCTGGTGATCTTGGTTTCAACCCAGAGGTTGACACTTTAACAGCGGCTGATGGATCTCAGTTTAAATTTGAAGCACCAACTGGTGATGAATTACCAGCCAAG GGATTTGATCCTGGTGAGGATACATACCAACACCCTCCATCCAACAGTGATGCAGTGTCTGTAAGTGTGGATCCATCATCAAACAGGTTACAACTCCTTGAACCCTTTGATAATTGGAATGGGAAAGATCTTGAAGACATGGCCGTGCTTATCAAG GTTAAAGGCAAATGCACAACCGACCACATAAGTATGGCTGGCCCATGGTTGAAGTACAGAGGACACTTGGATAATATTTCCAACAATATGTTGATTGGTGCTATCAatattgaaaatgaaaaagcaAATACAATAAAGAATTCTTTAACTGGTGAATATGGTGGTGTGCCAGATGTTGCAAGGCATTACAAG GCGAACAAGTTGAACTGGGTAGTTGTTGGTGATGAGAATTATGGTGAGGGAAGCAGTCGGGAACATGCTGCACTTGAACCAAGGCATCTGGGTGGGAGGGCCATTATTGTAAAGAGCTTTGCTAGGATTCATG AAACCAACTTGAAAAAGCAAGGTCTTCTCCCTCTGACCTTCAGCAACCCAAGTGATTACGACAAGATTCAACCAGATGATAAAATATCCATTGTTGGCTTAAATAGCTTCACTCCAGGAAAG CCACTTGAATGTGTATTAAAACATTCTAATGGATCATCAGAGAGCATCCTGCTCAACCACACATTTAACCAACCACAGATCGAGTGGTTCCAAGCTGGTAGCGCCCTCAACCGCATGAAGATGATGCAAAAATCCTAA
- the LOC100181893 gene encoding telomere length regulation protein TEL2 homolog, which produces MLVRVVASLPELISNKQQNSLRCHMFHHERFFTFLGFEIVNSVFELSHSVSLGKSIKTEFLSRCIGHFCRIGKADHLFSVFIPSFVAKIKTDFVMQRILQKVFSGIPDVFMEGVLTCLFRAWPVRCNLVHMLGDLVLAKPKAKFVILYKLLLVKHYTTYTVPINVISYISKVDPKHMCAVETLGKVLEVWSSSSSIKHTSYEQHRYLTAVILLCVKHVDEISDQKFKDELMLALMSGMKHHLESPDEKVRLLGMLVGEKLTSALHIESGEAKLEFEFTKTEDTNLLLEIFNCHPSLPDQEFYNEQAKLLSDVRETLQSNDGYSSHKSVYTISKSSFVEMAKVKQIPLSTKDDVTQESSRNTDKENKTLCDSDDSDDDLIPFDLPQETTFTKTPRPMYIRDCLEGLTENEDREKMEIYLHCVDELIHKNVLATKEVAVELCKVMLNLQNSYSIEEFDVLRRRAITSAVVCNPMQVATYLTGEFYSEHYNLQQRMDILDILVMSAGRMSGISSVPKKAVNEDLDKKTDVSENQTSNMVLDKPWKQIVQERIDKKTRRFGKVKKATPIPTADEFGPVAGYFFFPLMASYDLKIRTLDLLGTDTIVLGRLLYALGTILYSAASSMVAHKMSSSLLEFIVPLRSHVEPFVRKACVFCISMAVVSSLAITEELCEDILEAREWLCGVINTDDDSQTRLAALDALRTLDVKARKELGTNNIAT; this is translated from the exons ATGTTGGTCAGAGTTGTGGCCAGCTTGCCAGAGTTGATTTCAAATAAACAGCAAAACTCACTGAG GTGTCATATGTTTCACCACGAACGTTTCTTTACTTTTCTTGGATTTGAAATTGTAAATTCTGTCTTTGAACTTTCGCACTCTGTTTCACTGGGAAAATCGATCAAAACCGAGTTTTTATCAAGATGCATTGGTCATTTCTGCAGAATAGGAAAAGCAG ATCATCTTTTCAGTGTCTTTATTCCATCTTTTGTtgccaaaattaaaacagattttgtaATGCAACGAATTCTACAAAAAGTATTCAGTGGGATACCTGATGTTTTCATGGAAGGGGTTCTCACTTGCTTGTTCAGAGCATGGCCTGT GAGGTGTAACCTTGTTCATATGCTTGGAGATCTTGTGTTGGCCAAACCCAAAGCAAAGTTTGTGATTCTGTACAAGTTGCTACTGGTTAAACATTATACAACATACACTGTACCAATAAATGTTATTAGCTATATTTCAAAAGTGGATCCAAAACATATGTGTGCAGTTGAG aCGTTGGGTAAAGTTTTGGAAGTATGGAGTAGTTCAAGCTCAATTAAGCATACATCATATGAACAACATCGTTACTTAACTGCTGTCATTCTTCTCTGTGTTAAACATGTGGATGAAATCAGTgatcaaaaatttaaagacG AACTCATGCTTGCATTGATGTCTGGCATGAAGCATCATCTGGAGTCACCTGACGAAAAAGTTCGCTTACTTGGAATGCTGGTTGGGGAAAAACTCACGTCTGCTTTGCATATAGAAAGTGGAGAAGCCAA GTTGGAATTTGAATTTACTAAGACAGAAGATACAAATTTGCTGTTGGAAATTTTTAACTGTCATCCATCATTGCCTGATCAAGAGTTTTATAATGAGCAAGCAAAACTGTTAAG TGATGTTAGAGAGACCTTACAGTCCAATGACGGTTATTCAAGTCATAAAAGCGTTTACACGATTTCAAAAAGTTCTTTCGTTGAAATGGCGAAAGTGAAACAGATTCCATTATCAACAAAAGATGATGTCACACAAGAATCTTCTAGAAATACAGATAAAGAAAATAAGACGTTGTGTGATAGTGATGACAGCGATGATGATTTAATTCCTTTTGATCTTCCACAAGAAACAACATTTACAAAG ACTCCAAGACCAATGTATATCCGGGATTGTTTAGAAGGTTTAACTGAGAATGAGGATCGTGAGAAGATGgaaatatatttgcattgtGTGGATGAGCTTATACATAAGAATGTATTAGCTACGAAAGAG gTGGCAGTGGAACTTTGCAAAGTGATGCTGAATTTACAGAATAGTTATTCCATTGAAGAATTTGATGTTTTGCGTAGAAGAGCAATCACTTCAGCAGTTGTGTGTAATCCTATGCAG GTGGCTACTTACCTAACAGGAGAGTTCTATAGCGAGCATTACAATCTACAACAGAGGATGGACATTCTTGATATTCTTGTCATGTCTGCCGGCAGAATGTCAGGGATTTCATCTGTTCCCAAGAAAGCAGTTAATGAagatttg GACAAGAAAACCGATGTTTCAGAGAATCAAACATCAAATATGGTTTTGGATAAACCTTGGAAACAAATTGTTCAAGAAcgtattgataaaaaaactcGTCGCTTTGGAAAG gTAAAAAAGGCTACTCCTATTCCCACAGCTGATGAGTTTGGACCAGTTGCTGGTTACTTTTTCTTCCCCCTCATGGCCAGTTACGATCTTAAGATCCGGACACTAGATCTGTTGGGAACAGATACAATCGTACTTGGTCGTCTACTGTATGCACTTGGAACCATTCTCTACTCGGCTGCAAGTTCAAtg GTGGCTCATAAAATGTCATCATCTTTGCTGGAATTTATTGTCCCATTAAGATCTCATGTTGAACCATTTGTAAGGAAGGcatgtgtgttttgtatttctatGGCAGTTGTCAGTTCCCTTGCTATAACTGAGGAGTTATGTGAGGACATACTGGAAGCCCGAGAATGGCTTTGTGGTGTTATAAATACAGATGATGATAGTCAGACTCGCTTAGCAGCATTAGATGCATTGAGAACTCTGGATGTGAAAGCAAGAAAGGAATTGGGAACAAATAACATTGCtacatga
- the LOC113474095 gene encoding uncharacterized protein LOC113474095 translates to MAEFNMILEECVSSLESANYDEKSICAFITRVEKVSTTGHENNILNVFESIILQANLSWVLDPKTENQLMILLSNFSPQSSILSFCSIIPKLNIGARFQLVVSLLDKLFHQHCFTDIIVRECKDLSSHDELSKMLVRVVASLPELISNKQQNSLRCHMFHHERFFTFLGFEIVNSVFELSTSKLHSG, encoded by the exons ATGGCAGAATTTAACATGATCCTTGAAGAATGCGTTTCTAGCCTTGAGTCAGCAAATTATGATGAAAAATCTATTTGTGCGTTTATAACACGTGTTGAaaaa GTAAGCACCACTGGCCacgaaaacaatattttgaatgtGTTCGAGTCAATTATCTTACAAGCAAACCTGTCATGGGTTTTAGATCCCAAAACTGAAAATCAGCTTATGATTCTGCTGTCCAACTTCTCTCCTCAATCTTCAATACTGAGTTTTTGTTCCATCATACCAAAGCTAAA TATTGGAGCTCGATTTCAACTTGTTGTTTCACTTTTGGACAAACTTTTTCATCAGCATTGTTTTACCGACATCATTGTAAGAGAGTGCAAAGATTTGTCAAGTCATGATGAACTCAGCAAAATGTTGGTCAGAGTTGTGGCCAGCTTGCCAGAGTTGATTTCAAATAAACAGCAAAACTCACTGAG GTGTCATATGTTTCACCACGAACGTTTCTTTACTTTTCTTGGATTTGAAATTGTAAATTCTGTCTTTGAACTTTC CACTAGTAAATTGCACAGTGGTTAA